The proteins below come from a single Cylindrospermopsis raciborskii Cr2010 genomic window:
- the hetZ gene encoding heterocyst differentiation protein HetZ: MNSTVTSINKEDRSIGVEVIEVIFEFLLRELQQCTKSTEKNCRNIAVRIASEVMRICNESKRIQSSGEIESSATTLARYRLQQCLRYYQLGSHRGRVELHSVLSSIVYRYINLPQRQLSYQGRMIAIEDFLQGFYLESLNAFRRENQQPPDYRPQTLLELAEYMAFTERYAKRRIPLPGRQQQLIILRAQTFSQQQPLETSVDIEQATQASGGESDRSWDEPILTQLRAAIATQPEPEIEEGSLRSVVITELMNYLEQKQQLDCAEYFSLRLQDFSAQEIESVLGLTPRQRDYLQQRFKYHLMRFSLLHRWELVHEWLEASLPTNLGLTPHEWELYIRNLDEKDRYLLDLKHQGESDQTIAKNLGLSVAQLQKRWFKILEKAWEIRNSLSGSTPSAYE; encoded by the coding sequence ATGAATTCAACGGTAACATCAATTAATAAGGAGGATCGATCTATTGGAGTGGAGGTGATAGAAGTAATATTTGAATTTCTTCTGAGGGAACTCCAGCAGTGCACCAAATCGACAGAAAAAAACTGTCGCAATATAGCAGTGCGAATTGCCAGTGAAGTAATGAGAATTTGCAACGAAAGCAAACGCATTCAATCCTCCGGCGAAATAGAAAGCTCTGCCACCACCTTGGCCCGATATAGACTGCAACAGTGCTTGCGGTATTACCAATTAGGATCTCATAGAGGTAGGGTAGAACTACACAGTGTGTTAAGTTCAATCGTATATAGATATATTAACTTACCCCAAAGGCAATTGAGCTATCAGGGGAGAATGATTGCTATAGAGGACTTCCTGCAAGGTTTTTATTTGGAGTCTCTAAACGCCTTTCGCCGCGAGAATCAGCAACCACCTGACTATCGTCCTCAAACTCTCCTAGAGTTAGCAGAATATATGGCATTTACCGAACGGTATGCCAAACGTCGGATTCCATTACCCGGACGCCAGCAACAATTAATAATTTTAAGGGCACAGACCTTCTCCCAACAGCAACCTCTAGAAACTAGTGTTGATATTGAACAAGCTACCCAAGCAAGTGGTGGTGAATCTGATCGTTCGTGGGACGAGCCTATATTAACCCAATTGCGGGCTGCTATAGCTACACAACCAGAGCCAGAAATTGAAGAAGGTAGTTTGCGCTCCGTGGTGATTACTGAATTAATGAATTATTTAGAGCAAAAACAGCAACTAGACTGTGCGGAGTATTTTTCATTGCGACTTCAGGACTTTTCAGCCCAGGAGATTGAATCAGTTTTGGGCCTAACTCCACGCCAACGAGATTACTTGCAGCAACGATTCAAGTATCATCTAATGCGATTTTCTCTTTTGCATCGCTGGGAATTAGTGCATGAATGGCTAGAAGCGTCACTGCCAACCAACTTAGGTCTAACACCCCATGAGTGGGAATTATATATACGCAATTTAGATGAAAAAGATAGATATTTATTAGATTTAAAACATCAAGGAGAGTCTGACCAAACAATAGCTAAAAACTTGGGATTATCTGTGGCCCAGCTGCAAAAACGGTGGTTCAAAATTTTAGAAAAAGCATGGGAAATTCGCAATTCATTGTCCGGATCCACTCCATCTGCTTATGAATAA
- a CDS encoding phosphoglycerate kinase, producing the protein MSKKSLASLSAADISDKRALVRVDFNVPVDDQGNITDDTRIRAALPTIQDLISKGAKVILASHFGRPKGVDEKLRLTPVAKRLSELLGQEVIKTDDCIGDDVTAQVAALEKGQVLLLENVRFYKEEENNDPEFARQLAANADFYVNDAFGTAHRAHASTEGVTKYLSPSVAGYLVEKELQYLQGAIEVPQRPLVAIIGGSKVSSKIGVIETLLEKCDKLIIGGGMIFTFYKARGLNVGKSLVEQDKLGLASSLEKKAAERGVTLLLPTDIVAADKFGPDADAVTVSIDHIPDDRMGLDIGPDSVKVFQAALADCKTVIWNGPMGVFEFDKFAVGTEAIAQTLAEISKTGATTIIGGGDSVAAVEKVGLADQMSHISTGGGASLELLEGKVLPGIAALDEA; encoded by the coding sequence ATGTCAAAAAAAAGTTTAGCAAGTTTATCTGCTGCCGATATTTCTGACAAACGTGCCTTGGTACGAGTTGATTTTAACGTACCCGTGGATGATCAGGGGAATATTACTGATGACACTCGCATTCGGGCCGCCCTCCCTACCATTCAAGATTTAATCAGCAAGGGAGCTAAGGTGATTTTAGCCAGCCACTTTGGTCGCCCCAAGGGTGTGGATGAGAAGTTACGTCTCACTCCCGTTGCCAAACGTCTTTCTGAACTTTTGGGACAAGAGGTGATCAAAACTGATGACTGTATTGGTGATGATGTCACCGCCCAGGTAGCAGCTTTAGAAAAAGGACAAGTGCTATTGCTAGAAAATGTCCGCTTCTATAAAGAAGAGGAAAACAATGATCCAGAATTTGCCCGCCAATTAGCCGCTAATGCTGATTTCTATGTTAATGATGCTTTTGGTACTGCTCACCGGGCCCATGCTTCCACTGAAGGTGTAACTAAGTATTTAAGTCCTTCCGTGGCTGGTTATTTGGTCGAAAAAGAGTTACAATACCTGCAGGGTGCTATTGAAGTTCCTCAACGTCCTTTGGTAGCCATTATTGGTGGGTCTAAGGTTTCTAGTAAAATCGGTGTCATTGAAACCCTGTTAGAAAAGTGCGATAAATTGATTATTGGCGGAGGGATGATTTTTACCTTCTACAAAGCGCGGGGACTAAATGTGGGCAAGTCCTTAGTAGAACAGGACAAATTGGGACTGGCCAGTTCTCTAGAGAAAAAAGCAGCGGAACGTGGTGTGACTTTGTTGTTACCTACGGATATTGTCGCAGCTGATAAATTCGGACCCGATGCTGATGCTGTCACTGTTTCCATTGACCATATCCCCGATGACCGTATGGGTTTAGATATTGGACCTGACTCGGTTAAAGTTTTTCAAGCAGCTCTAGCTGATTGCAAAACCGTTATCTGGAATGGACCTATGGGCGTGTTTGAATTTGACAAGTTTGCTGTCGGTACTGAAGCGATCGCCCAGACTTTAGCAGAAATTAGTAAAACTGGCGCCACAACAATTATTGGTGGTGGTGACTCTGTAGCTGCTGTAGAAAAAGTAGGTTTAGCTGACCAAATGAGCCACATTTCCACTGGTGGCGGTGCTAGTTTAGAATTATTAGAAGGTAAGGTTCTACCCGGTATTGCAGCTTTGGATGAAGCCTAA
- the groL gene encoding chaperonin GroEL (60 kDa chaperone family; promotes refolding of misfolded polypeptides especially under stressful conditions; forms two stacked rings of heptamers to form a barrel-shaped 14mer; ends can be capped by GroES; misfolded proteins enter the barrel where they are refolded when GroES binds) — translation MAKIIAFDEESRRALEKGINALADAVKITLGPRGRNVLLEKKFGIPQIVNDGITVAKEIELEDPLENTGARLIQEVASKTKDVAGDGTTTATVLAQALVKEGLKNVAAGTNPIALKRGIDKTVEALVKEIAKIAKPVEDSELDSPTASIAQVATVSAGNDEEVGQMLAQAMAKVTKDGVITVEESKSLTTELEVVEGMQIDRGYISPYFITNNDRMTVEFDNPRILIADKKISSIQDLVPILEKVARLGQPLLIIAEDVEGDALATLVVNKARGVLAVAAIKSPGFGERRKALLQDIAILTDGQMISEEIGLSLDTATLEMLGKARKITIDKENTTIVSGSENKPEIQKRIAQIRKQLEETDSDYDAEKLQERIAKLAGGVAVIKVGAATETELKDRKLRIEDALNATKAAVEEGIVPGGGTTLIHLVAKVDAIKDTLDGEEKIGAEIVQRSLEAPLRQIANNAGVEGSVIVSQVRNSDFNIGYNAATGEFEDLIAAGIIDPAKVVRSSLQNAASIAGMVLTTEVLVVEKPEKKAPAAPDPGMGGMGGMGGMGGMGGMGMF, via the coding sequence ATGGCTAAGATCATTGCATTTGATGAAGAATCACGTCGGGCTCTAGAAAAGGGTATTAACGCATTAGCGGATGCGGTAAAAATCACCCTGGGACCAAGGGGTCGTAATGTGCTGTTAGAAAAAAAATTTGGTATCCCCCAAATTGTGAACGATGGCATTACAGTAGCCAAAGAAATTGAATTGGAAGACCCCCTAGAAAATACTGGGGCCAGACTAATTCAAGAAGTGGCTTCCAAAACCAAGGATGTAGCTGGAGATGGAACTACAACCGCCACCGTGCTGGCACAAGCCCTAGTTAAGGAAGGATTAAAAAACGTAGCTGCTGGTACAAATCCCATTGCATTGAAACGGGGTATAGATAAAACCGTAGAAGCACTAGTCAAGGAAATTGCCAAAATTGCTAAACCGGTAGAAGACAGCGAATTAGATTCTCCTACTGCCAGTATTGCTCAAGTTGCCACAGTTTCTGCTGGCAATGATGAAGAAGTAGGCCAGATGTTAGCCCAGGCCATGGCCAAGGTTACCAAAGATGGTGTCATTACCGTGGAAGAGTCCAAATCCTTAACAACGGAATTGGAAGTGGTAGAAGGAATGCAAATTGATAGAGGTTACATTTCTCCCTACTTCATTACCAACAATGACCGGATGACAGTAGAATTTGATAACCCCCGCATTCTAATTGCAGATAAGAAAATCAGTAGTATTCAGGACCTGGTGCCAATATTAGAAAAAGTAGCCCGGTTGGGTCAGCCTTTGTTAATTATTGCTGAAGATGTGGAAGGAGATGCTTTAGCAACCTTAGTAGTCAACAAAGCACGGGGAGTTTTAGCCGTTGCTGCTATTAAATCTCCCGGCTTTGGTGAACGTCGTAAAGCCTTGTTACAGGATATTGCCATTCTCACCGATGGGCAAATGATTTCCGAAGAAATTGGTTTGAGTCTGGATACAGCAACCCTAGAAATGCTGGGGAAAGCTCGGAAAATAACCATAGATAAGGAAAACACCACCATTGTTTCTGGTAGTGAAAACAAACCGGAAATCCAAAAACGGATTGCCCAGATTCGTAAGCAGCTAGAAGAAACGGATTCTGACTATGATGCGGAAAAACTGCAAGAACGGATTGCTAAATTAGCTGGCGGTGTGGCAGTTATCAAAGTCGGTGCTGCTACGGAAACCGAACTAAAAGACCGTAAACTGCGAATTGAGGATGCGCTAAATGCTACTAAAGCAGCAGTAGAAGAAGGGATTGTTCCAGGTGGTGGCACAACTCTAATTCATTTAGTTGCAAAAGTAGATGCAATTAAAGACACTTTGGATGGGGAAGAAAAAATTGGGGCAGAAATTGTCCAAAGATCCCTAGAAGCCCCCCTACGTCAAATTGCTAACAATGCAGGTGTGGAGGGTTCTGTAATTGTTTCTCAAGTTCGCAACAGCGATTTTAATATTGGCTACAATGCGGCTACTGGTGAATTTGAAGACCTGATTGCCGCTGGGATTATTGACCCCGCTAAAGTAGTTCGTTCCTCATTACAAAACGCTGCATCTATTGCAGGTATGGTGTTAACCACCGAGGTTTTAGTAGTGGAAAAACCAGAAAAGAAAGCCCCCGCTGCACCCGACCCTGGCATGGGCGGTATGGGTGGTATGGGCGGTATGGGTGGCATGGGTGGCATGGGAATGTTTTAA
- a CDS encoding transglycosylase domain-containing protein has protein sequence MSSRTFTNKNSQEQVSPGFEFFKGVGQVAGATLLSVTLLSSSIIAGSLVGLAISFRNLPDVRQLRSFSPTETTFIYDIKGKLLASIHGEANRQVVPLDRISPNLKRAVLASEDGHFYGHHGINPSGVGRALVVNLVAGGVKEGGSTITMQLVKNLFLSHKRAFTRKLAEAVLAIRLEQILEKNEILEMYLNQVYWGHNNYGAQTAARTYFNKSAEFLTLGESAMMAGLIQAPEEFSPFVSMKKAKQKQREVLGRMRELDWITSKEYDQAINEKITLGRIRSFQGSALPYISNTVAQELSRRFGRDALLKGGMRVQTTVDAKFQIMAESTVSRWHQDLLGKGLRKNQIALVAIDPRTHFVKALVGGVDAKASEFNRATQAQRQPGSSFKPFVYYAAFATGKYTPDSTILDAPVSYRDGNGWYYPRNYDGGFSGAMSIRTALAQSRNIPVIKLGKSIGMNKVVETCRTLGIMSPMEPVTSLPLGAIGVTPLEMASAYATFANYGWQSPATVIVRITDSSGNVILDNTPKPQRVLDSWASAATIDIMQSVVTSGTGKGAALGRPSAGKTGTTSSEKDIWYVGTVPQLTTAVWVGRDDNLQLSSGATGGGMVAPIWRDFMVQALENVPVENFKSPSQFPRPKSN, from the coding sequence GTGTCTTCTAGAACTTTTACAAACAAAAACTCCCAAGAGCAGGTTTCGCCTGGCTTTGAATTTTTTAAAGGAGTAGGTCAAGTAGCTGGTGCAACTCTACTATCTGTTACTTTGCTATCCAGCTCTATTATAGCCGGATCCCTGGTGGGACTGGCTATTAGTTTCCGCAATTTACCAGATGTTAGACAGTTACGCAGTTTCTCTCCTACAGAAACCACCTTCATATATGATATTAAAGGTAAGCTTTTAGCCAGTATTCATGGTGAAGCTAACCGTCAAGTTGTCCCCCTAGACAGGATTTCCCCTAATCTTAAACGTGCCGTACTTGCTAGTGAAGATGGTCACTTTTACGGTCACCATGGGATTAATCCCTCCGGTGTGGGAAGGGCCCTGGTAGTTAACTTAGTAGCTGGTGGAGTAAAAGAAGGTGGCTCTACCATCACCATGCAGCTGGTTAAAAACCTGTTTTTGTCCCATAAACGAGCATTTACTCGTAAACTAGCAGAAGCAGTCTTAGCCATTCGTCTAGAACAAATTCTAGAGAAAAATGAAATTTTGGAAATGTACCTCAATCAGGTGTATTGGGGTCACAACAACTATGGTGCCCAAACAGCAGCTCGTACCTATTTTAACAAATCCGCAGAATTTTTAACCTTGGGCGAGTCAGCAATGATGGCTGGCTTAATTCAAGCTCCGGAAGAATTTAGTCCTTTTGTAAGCATGAAAAAGGCTAAACAAAAACAAAGAGAAGTTTTGGGTAGAATGCGTGAACTGGATTGGATTACCTCTAAAGAATATGACCAGGCAATTAATGAGAAAATTACATTAGGTCGAATTAGATCTTTTCAAGGTAGTGCTCTACCCTATATTAGCAACACTGTGGCCCAGGAACTCTCCAGAAGGTTCGGTCGAGATGCACTGCTTAAAGGGGGTATGCGTGTGCAAACTACCGTTGATGCTAAGTTTCAAATCATGGCAGAATCCACTGTAAGTAGATGGCACCAGGATTTACTTGGCAAGGGACTGCGGAAAAACCAAATTGCTTTAGTTGCTATAGATCCACGCACACACTTTGTCAAAGCTTTAGTTGGTGGCGTAGATGCTAAAGCAAGTGAGTTCAATCGTGCAACTCAAGCTCAGAGACAACCTGGGTCTTCTTTTAAACCTTTTGTTTACTATGCCGCCTTTGCTACGGGTAAGTATACACCGGATAGCACCATATTGGATGCTCCTGTGAGTTATCGAGATGGCAATGGTTGGTACTATCCCAGAAACTATGATGGTGGTTTTAGCGGTGCAATGTCTATTCGCACCGCTTTAGCCCAGTCCCGTAACATACCTGTAATTAAACTTGGTAAAAGCATAGGCATGAATAAGGTGGTGGAAACCTGTCGGACTTTGGGTATTATGAGTCCTATGGAGCCAGTAACATCCTTACCTCTTGGTGCAATTGGGGTTACACCACTAGAAATGGCCAGTGCCTACGCTACCTTTGCTAATTATGGATGGCAGTCTCCAGCCACAGTAATAGTACGCATTACTGATAGTAGCGGTAATGTTATATTAGATAATACACCCAAACCTCAGAGAGTTCTGGATTCTTGGGCATCAGCAGCTACCATAGACATTATGCAGTCAGTAGTGACCAGCGGTACAGGTAAAGGAGCAGCATTGGGTAGGCCATCAGCAGGGAAAACAGGAACAACATCCTCAGAAAAAGACATTTGGTATGTGGGTACGGTGCCACAACTGACAACAGCAGTGTGGGTGGGAAGGGATGATAACCTGCAATTATCCAGTGGTGCGACTGGTGGTGGAATGGTTGCCCCTATCTGGCGTGATTTTATGGTGCAAGCCCTAGAAAACGTGCCAGTGGAGAATTTTAAATCACCTTCCCAGTTTCCCCGTCCCAAGTCAAATTAG
- a CDS encoding universal stress protein, whose protein sequence is MFKTVLFPIDGSREAREAVDIVVNIVQQYNSRLVILSVVEEVSLEETNDTAMASPELVAGLLQEAQSLFFNHGINPEVLEKQGKAAFTICDVADEVGANLIVMGCRGLGLTQEGVNDSVTTRVINLSPCPVLVIP, encoded by the coding sequence ATGTTTAAAACTGTTCTATTTCCCATTGATGGCAGTCGAGAAGCGCGAGAAGCTGTGGACATAGTTGTTAATATTGTCCAACAGTATAATAGCCGCCTAGTAATTCTATCAGTAGTGGAAGAAGTATCATTGGAGGAAACGAATGACACAGCAATGGCATCTCCGGAGTTGGTTGCCGGACTTTTACAGGAAGCCCAGAGTTTATTTTTTAACCATGGTATTAATCCAGAAGTGCTAGAAAAGCAGGGGAAAGCAGCTTTTACAATTTGTGATGTAGCAGATGAAGTAGGAGCAAATTTGATTGTAATGGGTTGTCGAGGTTTAGGTCTTACCCAAGAAGGTGTCAATGACAGTGTGACCACAAGGGTCATCAACCTCTCACCCTGTCCAGTTCTGGTTATCCCCTAG
- the fabG gene encoding 3-oxoacyl-[acyl-carrier-protein] reductase — protein sequence MTSVKDQVAIVTGASRGIGRAIALQLAEKGAKIVVNYASSSTAAEKVVSEIIALGGEAIALQADVSQAGQVEDMVNKTLETFNRIDLLVNNAGITRDTLLLRMKLEDWQAVIDTNLTGVFLCTKAVSKIMLKQRSGRIINISSVAGQMGNPGQANYSAAKAGVIGFTKTVAKELASRGITVNAVAPGFIQTDMTSEIKAEGILQYIPLGRFGKPEEIAGMVSFLATDPAAAYITGQVFNVDGGMVI from the coding sequence ATGACATCAGTAAAAGATCAAGTTGCAATTGTTACAGGAGCATCGAGAGGTATTGGCCGGGCGATCGCCCTCCAACTGGCAGAGAAAGGAGCTAAAATAGTAGTTAACTATGCTAGCTCCAGTACTGCTGCGGAGAAAGTAGTATCTGAGATTATAGCATTAGGGGGAGAAGCGATCGCTCTGCAGGCGGATGTTTCCCAAGCGGGTCAGGTAGAGGACATGGTGAACAAGACCTTAGAAACGTTCAACCGAATTGATCTGCTGGTAAACAATGCGGGTATTACCCGTGACACCCTATTGCTGCGGATGAAATTAGAAGACTGGCAGGCGGTAATAGATACAAATTTGACAGGTGTATTTTTATGTACAAAAGCTGTGAGCAAGATTATGCTCAAGCAGAGATCGGGGAGAATAATTAACATATCTTCTGTAGCGGGGCAAATGGGCAATCCAGGGCAGGCCAACTACAGTGCAGCCAAGGCGGGGGTAATAGGCTTTACCAAGACCGTTGCTAAAGAATTAGCATCCCGTGGTATTACAGTCAATGCAGTTGCCCCAGGTTTTATCCAAACGGACATGACCAGTGAAATCAAGGCGGAGGGAATCCTGCAGTACATTCCTTTAGGGAGATTTGGCAAGCCGGAAGAAATTGCAGGAATGGTAAGCTTTCTAGCCACGGATCCCGCTGCTGCCTATATTACTGGACAAGTATTTAACGTGGATGGGGGTATGGTAATTTAA
- the sds gene encoding solanesyl diphosphate synthase translates to MTPATFLFTPVEADLRILADNLTQLVGNRHPILYAAAEHLFGAGGKRIRPAIVLLISRATTLEEDISLGHRRLAEITEMIHTASLVHDDVVDESDIRRGVPTVHSLFGNRIAVLAGDFLFAQSSWYLANLDNLEVVKLLSEVIMDLAAGEIQQGLNRFDTNLSIETYLKKSYYKTASLIANSAKAAGILSNVSSESANNLYNYGKDLGLAFQIVDDILDFTGSMDTLGKPAASDLKSGNLTAPVLFALEEQPSLEVLIEREFAQEGDLEQAVKLISDSQGIPRARELANHHANLAKQHIADLGPSESKQALINMTDYVLSRLY, encoded by the coding sequence ATGACCCCAGCCACCTTCCTGTTTACCCCTGTGGAAGCAGACCTGCGAATACTAGCAGATAACCTGACACAGCTAGTTGGAAATCGCCACCCCATTCTCTATGCAGCAGCTGAACATTTATTCGGTGCTGGGGGTAAGCGTATCAGACCAGCCATTGTTTTATTAATATCGCGGGCTACAACGCTAGAAGAAGACATCTCCCTAGGTCACAGACGATTGGCTGAAATTACAGAGATGATTCATACAGCCAGTTTAGTTCATGATGATGTAGTGGATGAATCAGATATACGTAGAGGAGTGCCTACAGTTCATAGTTTGTTTGGCAATCGCATTGCAGTGTTAGCTGGAGATTTTCTATTTGCCCAATCTTCCTGGTACTTGGCCAATCTAGATAACCTAGAGGTAGTGAAACTGCTTTCAGAAGTAATCATGGATTTAGCGGCTGGAGAGATTCAGCAAGGGCTAAATCGCTTTGATACTAATCTGTCGATAGAAACTTACCTAAAAAAGAGTTATTACAAAACGGCTTCATTGATTGCCAACAGTGCTAAAGCCGCTGGAATTTTGAGTAACGTATCTTCAGAAAGTGCTAACAACCTATATAATTACGGTAAGGATTTAGGTTTAGCCTTTCAAATAGTAGATGATATTTTAGATTTCACTGGTTCTATGGATACTTTGGGTAAACCAGCTGCATCGGATCTCAAAAGTGGTAATCTAACTGCACCGGTTTTATTTGCCCTGGAGGAGCAACCGTCTCTGGAAGTACTAATTGAAAGAGAGTTTGCTCAAGAGGGGGATTTAGAGCAAGCTGTGAAGTTGATTTCTGATAGTCAAGGGATACCCAGAGCTAGAGAATTAGCGAATCACCACGCCAATCTAGCAAAGCAACATATTGCAGACCTAGGACCCTCTGAATCAAAGCAAGCATTAATTAACATGACGGATTACGTACTAAGTCGTCTATACTAA
- a CDS encoding MraY family glycosyltransferase, which yields MNIDNSLKALGIANPSGTGWLAVVFTFILAWLITWGSIPTVRQFALRVGWADQPNARRLNREPLPNAGGLAIYAGVIAAVVFASLFRPIELQGVLAQVLTILLGGSILVLVGFIDDQFGLPPFIRLWTQIITALLLVANGMSIKVMFGTPIDSFLSTALTVLWIVGITNAVNLMDGMDGLAGGISFITAMSLLGVSAQFDNRAAATLVLAALSGAALGFLRHNFYPSRIIMGDAGAYFLGYVLAATSILGKLQESTIYSLIPTVLFLMLPVLDTTQVFIKRLLAGKNPLSTPGKDHLHHRLLAWGFSQRRASLILWSLTLFFNILAMSIQAMTLPVIFASASAIVLFMSSTLIPRVHSNS from the coding sequence ATGAATATAGACAACTCTCTTAAGGCTCTTGGTATTGCTAACCCTAGTGGCACCGGCTGGTTAGCAGTGGTATTTACTTTTATTTTGGCTTGGCTCATAACCTGGGGTTCAATTCCCACTGTTCGTCAATTTGCCCTCCGGGTCGGTTGGGCTGACCAACCTAATGCCCGACGACTCAATCGGGAACCTTTACCCAATGCGGGAGGCCTGGCTATCTATGCCGGCGTAATTGCTGCTGTGGTCTTTGCCAGTCTTTTCCGACCTATCGAACTCCAGGGGGTTTTAGCCCAGGTTCTCACAATTCTTTTGGGTGGATCTATTCTTGTTTTGGTTGGGTTTATAGACGACCAGTTTGGTCTGCCTCCATTTATTCGGTTATGGACACAAATTATTACTGCCCTGTTATTGGTGGCTAATGGTATGAGTATCAAGGTGATGTTTGGTACTCCTATTGATTCCTTTTTGTCTACAGCTCTCACTGTTTTATGGATAGTTGGCATTACCAATGCCGTTAATCTCATGGACGGTATGGATGGTTTAGCTGGTGGCATTAGTTTTATTACTGCCATGAGTTTGTTGGGGGTCTCTGCCCAGTTTGATAATCGAGCCGCAGCAACTCTGGTATTGGCTGCACTGTCGGGGGCAGCTCTTGGCTTTTTACGCCACAACTTTTACCCCTCCCGCATTATTATGGGTGATGCTGGAGCCTATTTTTTAGGTTATGTGCTAGCTGCTACAAGTATATTAGGTAAATTACAGGAAAGTACCATTTATTCTCTTATACCAACGGTTTTGTTTTTGATGTTGCCAGTTTTAGATACTACCCAGGTTTTTATTAAACGCCTCCTAGCAGGAAAAAACCCTCTCAGTACTCCTGGTAAGGATCATTTACATCATCGTCTATTGGCTTGGGGTTTTTCTCAACGACGCGCTAGCTTGATATTATGGTCATTAACCTTGTTCTTTAATATTTTAGCTATGTCTATACAAGCTATGACTTTACCTGTAATTTTTGCTTCCGCATCCGCTATTGTTTTATTTATGTCCTCTACTTTAATTCCACGGGTTCATAGTAACTCTTGA
- a CDS encoding DUF1825 family protein encodes MGFFDSEIVQQEAKQLFEDYQALIQLGNNYGKFDREGKKLFIEQMENMMDRYRVFMKRFELSEDFMAQMTVEQLKTQLNQFGVTPQQMFEQMHLTLERMKTELEKQV; translated from the coding sequence ATGGGATTCTTTGACTCTGAGATAGTGCAACAAGAGGCCAAGCAGCTATTTGAAGATTATCAGGCACTAATTCAGCTTGGTAATAACTACGGCAAATTTGACCGTGAAGGCAAAAAGCTGTTTATTGAACAAATGGAAAACATGATGGACCGTTACCGCGTCTTTATGAAGCGGTTCGAGTTATCAGAGGATTTCATGGCACAAATGACAGTAGAGCAACTAAAAACCCAGCTCAATCAATTTGGTGTGACCCCACAGCAAATGTTCGAGCAAATGCATCTGACTCTGGAGCGCATGAAAACCGAGCTAGAAAAACAGGTGTAG